GTTGTTGAAGTGTTCAAGGGCTCAGTGAGGCGCAACTTTAGGTTCAGTCAAAGGGCCCAATGCTGGGTGATGGGCCGGGGCTGAATGGATTGAGGTAGGCCCAGGGGGGGGACAGAAGAGGGCATGCGTCGAAACGCAGAAGAAAGTTACCCGACAGCTGAGCCCGGCTCGCCTTCCCTCTCCGAGGAATAAGAAGAGTAGACGAGCAAGCGATGCCTCATGGGTGAGCCCCATCCGTTGGAGTGGAAAACATTTCACATACATGCACTGAATACTTACtgcaacccccccaccaccaccaccacccaccccgGGGGAGATACAGAGAATCTGCTGTCTAACGTGCCATCTGAGTCCAGGCCCCAGAGTGTGAAGGCTGCCTCTATCAGAATGCTTTGCCCTCAGGCTCCTAAGGGCTGAATGTCACAAATGGCAGAAAGAAGTCCCTCTTGTCGAGCCCAACAGCTGTGTGTACATTGTCGCTGTGACTAATTGTAAGGTATGCATTTACTGAATCTATGGGATATAGTCTTCAGGCTGATTCTGGATCAGGATGCAGCACATGTAAGCTTATATTTTTCATCTCAATCTAACATTAGGAAACATAAAATACACTCAATTTAGTTGTTGTTATCATGCAGGTTTCTTGTGCAGTGGTCCAGATGTTGATTTTGTGTAAAGCATGCATTGCATTTAGGTGCACAGTTACTGTTCATGCTGCTTGCTCACTGGGAAAGACTCAGTGGGACACGTAAGCAATTTAGCCACATTCTAGGTCTTTTGTttctccactctcctcctcacgcatcctttttttcctcctgcaggctttGCCTTCCACTCTGGAGCGAGGCAGTGGGGAGGTGTTTGATGACGGGAAAGTCCCCCCCAGCAAAAGCGAAAGTGGCTTCACAGACTTTGTCCAGTACCACTGCAATGGCCCGGATGAGACGGAGCAAAGCCCTCACCCCCACACAGCGGGCAAAACGGGCCGGCGCGCATCAGGCCCATCGCAGAACAAGCCTCTGGACAAACCGGTCATGCAGTGCTGCCTGGAGCACTTCCAGCAGTTTCTCTCCCGACTCATCACCTTGTATATTACGCCGGGGCAGGCGGACAAAGCTGAGGGTGAAAGAGGTGAGATCATGAAATCGGAGCCCCCGGTTTCAGAAGGCCCCCAGCCCACTGGTCATACGGACTCGTGCTCAGAAGCAGGGTTGGTCAAGAGGGAATTGGTTGCTGCCTTCACCGCTGCCTGTCAACTCTTCCTGGAATGCTCCAGTTTCCCTGTGTACATCGCAGAGGGCAATCTCAAGTCCTCACCCTCACAGGAAGAGCAGTTCGGTGAGTTTGGTTACATTTGCTCCTTCTTCCTGGTATTCCCACTGTCCGCAAAATGTTTGCCATTCAAACTGTTATAATAAGTAGACAGTGATCATGGTTTTCAGTGGAATATCTACCCACTGTTTTGATGTATACAAGGTGTTTTTAATATGGATTAAACAGCAGCAATACACCATAATCAATGGTAGGGATAGTAAGAGTATTGTTAAGATGTATAGCTGTGTTCCAGCTTTTAGGTCCAATTCATGACATGAATACTTTCTATCTGCCTTCAATACAGTCAGCGAGCAGGTCGGTCTGCCAGTGTGGTTGCAAACACTGATGGATGCCTGCTGCCTGGCCAGTGACTTCAGCCTGCAGGGCGTGGCCATCTCCCTGATCATGGACCTCGTGGGACTCACCCAGTCGGTCGCCATGGTGACCGCTGAAAGCGTTGCATCCGGGGGCAGCTCAGACTCCGCCCAGCCGATGAGCCCCAGCCAGGGTCGGGTGGCTGTCGTCATCAGGCCACCACTCACTCAGGGAATCCTAAAGTATATCGCTGACAAGACCAACTTCTTTAAGGTACAGTTCATCTTTAGCACACAGTGGAAAATATTCTTTTTGGATGGTGTTGACCCAGTTAAATctccctcctaccccccccccccccccccctccctcctcccacctaGAGTGTAGCTCTGATCTTATGGGACCAGTTGAGTGAAGGAACTCCTCAGCACCATCAACGCAGCGTGGAGCTCTTCTACCAGCTCCACAACCTGGTGCCTTCCTCCAGCATCTGTGAGGAcgtcatcagccagcagctCATGCACAGAGACAAAGTTAGTACAGTGGacactctacatctaccacGAAAGAGATGCACACGCTTCAGCAATATCTGTCAATGAAATTCATGGTCACGCACGTTTCGCTTTCAGAGAATTCAGCTGGAGGCCCACGTGAAGTTCTCCGTGCTGTGGCATTTGACGAGAGATTTGAACATCAACAAATCCTCGCCTTTTAATCGGACCTTGGACAGGTATACGGCCACATTGAACTGTTTTTTGCAGTAGTTTGTATCAAGAAGGGCCCGTCTTGTGATTTTCGTTTCACTTTGTCCTTCACAGATCTCTGTTCATCATGCTCGACAGTCTGAGCTATTGGGATCCGTGCACTAGCGCCGTTGGCCGGGCTTGGCTAAATCAGGTTCTGCAGAGACATGATATTGCTCGGGTTTTAGAGCCTCTCCTGCTAGTTCTGCTCCATCCCAAGACCCACCGAGTATCCATCCAGAGGGTGCAGGCGCAGCGCCACTGGGCCCAGGTGTGCCCTGAACCACATGAACAGGAGCCATCAGAAGCCCTCTACACCAGGGACTCTGGCTTCTCAGACAGTAAGCAAATGCCAGTAAAACTGCCTTTTTTAGTTGCACTGCCATGTATGGCGTACCTGCTTTCCACATAGACTGTTTGTGATCCACatattctcttctctctttcatcTTTTCAAGACTTTGGTCACATCCCAGGGGAGATGGGGACGCAAGAGGAGCTCCGAGGACTGGTGATGGGGGACATGGAGCCGTTCTGTCTGACTGTCAACCCCCTGAGCGACAGCCTGTCCTTGCTGAGCCTGAGCAGTGAGAACTTGCCACTAGCTGGTGAATATCACCCCGCGGCACAACAGGGGGAGCTCCAGAGCTCCGCGTCCAGTGGTTCTCAATCGTCTACAGTGGAAAACTGCAGCTTTGAGGAAGCCGAGGTTGACCCAGTCAATGGCTCGGAGCAACAGCCTGGTTCTTCTTGTGACATGTCCGAGGACTCGATAGAGAACGCAGTGTCTTCTGTTATGAAAGACCTGATAGATCGTGTTTCCAGTTTAGCAGACGAGGGATCCTTTTTTGAAGTCTCGTCTCAACATGAAAACTGGctccagacagacacagacagcacTTCCTCAGAAGCCTCTACTGGTCCCTGTCAGGACTCCGTACCTCCTCCGGGCTCCAACAGCCAGACTCTACCTGAGATGCTGGCTGGAGGCACGCTGGAGTTCCTCCATGTCTCGCGGGCTGACCTGTCTGCGGAGGACGAGCACAGAGAAGGAATCACCCGTCACAGCTCTTCACCGTCCATTGTCACGCTGCCGGATGGCTTCGACCCCGCCACCCTGGACCACAACCTGCAGGTGGACGACCCCCAGGCCCGCAAACGTAGCCACAGCAGCACCCAGCTCAGCCTTAAAGGGAAGATCATGGAGAGGCTCTCGGACAAATCCACTGGGGCCAAGCCCAAGATCAAGAAGGccaagaggaaagaagaggcGAAGCAGCGAAAGATGGCAATTCAAGCTGAAAAACTGCGCCCGACCAGTATATTTTTCGGGGACAGCTTGGATCTAGAGAACTGGTACAGCTGTGGGGAAGGTGAGGTGTCAGAGATTGAGAGCGACAGCGGATCCCCCAGCGCGGGGTCCGTTGGGACCTCCGGGGACGTCAGTGTCACAGAACGCAGATCATCCTCTGCCCCGCCTCGTTTTAACATCCATCCTCTCTACCAGCACGTTCTGCTCTACCTCCAGCTGTACGACTCCTCCCGGGCGCTACACGCCCTGTCGGCCATCGCGTCCATGCTCAGAGCCGCTCCCTCAGGGTTTGTGAGTGccatctccaccaccagcatCAACAACACCTACACTCCGCAGCTGTCCTTGCTCCAAAACCTCCTTGCCCGCCACAGGGTCTCCGTCATGGGCAAAGACTTCTACTGCCCCATCTCCCAGGACTCCCACTCCCACTCATTCCGCAGTGCCATGTACCTGGAGATCAtcatctccctctgtctgtaCTTCCTGAGAAGCTACTACTCTGCCCACCTGACCGCTGGCCCTCAGGACCTGGCGGGGAACCGGGCCATGCAGCTGACCAGCGTCGAGGTCCTCACGCTCCTTTTCAGCGAGCTGGTCAAAGTCACAGGTGGCTCCGCCAAGGGCTTCGCGAGTTTCATCAGCGACGTCCTCTCCAAGTGCAAAGTCCAGAAAGTGGTTCTCCATTGCCTGCTCTCCTCCATATTCAGTGCCCAGAAGTGGTACGAGCAGAAGGTGGCAGGAGCGAACGTGGCCACGGTGGAGGAAGGTCTGTCCGAGGACAGCGTCATCAACCTGTCAGAGGACCAGATAGACAGCTGCAGCGCCGTCCAGTCTCAGCTGCTCCGACTGCTGCAGAGCCTGGTCGTTCTGGAGCACAGGGTCCTGTTGCCagctgaggaaggaggagaagggggaccCGTGGGAGGAGGCGTGGGAGGCGTAGGAACGGCCGGCGCTGCTGGGGCCGGGTTCGAGATGCTGGGTGGCGAGGTGGAGCATGTCAACCCTCAGCAGCCAATGACATCACTGCAATACCTCCACGGCCAGCCGATCACAGCGCAGGGTATGTTCCTGTGCGCCGTGATCAGGGCGCTGCATCAGCACCATGCATGTAAGATGCATCCCCAGTGGATAGGACTAATCACGGCCACTCTGCCGTACATGGGGAGGGTGCTGAGGAGGGTGGTAGCCTCGGTCACTCTGCAGCTGTGTAGGAACCTGGACAATCTTCTCCATCAGTACCGCTACGAGACGGGACTAACTGACACCAGGTATTGACATTTCTTTGGATCTTACAGATAAGCTGTGTTATTCTAACACACTGACACAGGCAGTCCTTGTAATAAAGCTTAGTGTTTGGCCAGCAGATGGCACTCTAGACCACAGGATGCAATGGCTGTAtagcacatcatcatcatcatcatccttctCTCTCATGAATCAGTTGTGATCAAAGTGTTTGGCATTCAGAATTTtgcatgtatattttttttcaacatatttCTTAATAATTGCATACTATGTTCCAGACCACAGTGGATGGCTCTCTGCATCCCTCCTGACCTAATTCTGACAGTGTTGGAGGGGGTGACAGCCATCATCCATTACTGCCTGCTGGATCCCACTTCCCAGTACCACCAGGTGAGGGCGCCGAGCACCAACAAGTTGCTCCTTCAGTCCACTGTGATTGTTTTCAACCTCTGCGCACATACTCATGAATATTAAGGAATATATGAATGCAGGCATTCTTATATCGTAATTCTTATTGCagtttattaatatttttgagTAATTACTTATTAATATATGCTTGATGTGATCTACGTCTGTGCACAATGTCTTAGCACCATGCAGTACACTGACTGTCTTGTTGCACAATCTGCCTCTCAGTTACAAGTGAGCGTTAACCAGAAGCACCTGTCGGAGGCTCGATCAGGCATCCTTTCCATCCTCCACACCATCATGTCTTCTGTCACCCTGTTGTGGAGCGTCCTCCACCAGGCAGACAGCTCCGACAAGCCAGCGGCTGCGTCTGCTGCCTCTACGTCCAACATCAACCTGGGCTCCACTAAGGTAACAGGCAATGTTAAAGGTTACATATTATTAATCAAAGACTTAGCCAAGTAGAAGAACTGCAATGGTAGCTCACAGAAAATTTTCAGAGGTGTGATGTTTGGACAGCCAGGCCAAAAGTATTCTGTATTACTTTCTGAGAAAGTAATATTGCTCCTTGTGAAACTGGCAATCATACAAATAGCAGTAAGAACTGAATCTCAATATTGAGATTAAATGTTACTTCTTTCACAGCTCTGATTTTTATTGCCCTTGTCCAGATGATattatttctcatttttctAGAGGTGGCTGTTTTAATTTTTCAATGAGCTGATATAGTGATTTGAATCCTCTACAGAACATAAGCTGTTTGTATGCACTGAAATTTCCTCGTGGCAGTATGGCCTGTAAGAAGCCGTTTGTATTGTGAATCCGACCTTACCTTCTTGCTAACATCTGTTCTTCAGAACCTGCGGCAGCAAATCCTGGAGCTGCTGGGTCCGATCTCCATGAACCACGGCACTCACTTCATGGCCGCAATCGCTTATGTTTGGAATGAGCGGAAACAAGTCAAAACTCCGGTCCGAAATAAGGTGGGTGTTCTGAAAAACGGTGGTTAAGGAAAAGGTAAGCGCTCCCGGGCATCTGTCCAGAAGGCAAACCTTTGACAGATTTCATTTACTTTCTGGTATATGTAGCAAgcatcaaaatgtatttgaagaGTGACCGTAACAGCGAGCTAAAGCGCATTGTTCCATGTGACTTTAATGTTTGCCTTGTCTTCCAGGTGATCCCTTTAGCCAGTGAggaacagctgctgctggtggagctggttCGCTCAGTGAGCGCCATGCGCACTGAGACGGTCATGCAGACGGTCAAAGAGGTCCTGAAGCAGCCGCCTGCCATTGCAAAGGACaaggttgttgttggtttgCAATTTTTAAGTCAATTTTTTGATACCCATTTCCTTTCACCTTGTTCATGGTCGTTCATGACACTAATATTTGCTTCCCCACAGAAGCACCTCTCTCTGGAGGTCTGCATGCTGCAGTTCTTCTATGCGTATGTCCAGAGGTGAGTTTACTGCACACAGCAGTGTATATGTTAATAACCCATGCTTTACTTTTTGTAGACACCGTGTCGGCCTTCTAACCGCTTTACTCTGCATTCATGGTCTCTTGTGTCCTAGGATCTCTGTGTCCAGTTTAGTTGACAGCTGGCCATCTCTGCTGGCGCTGTTGAAGGACTCCATACCGTTGGGCCTGCCCGCCCCCGGACAGTTTCTCATACTCGGGTCGGTTTCTCTTCCTTTTGCATCTTTTAAGTGTGGTGCTGATGTGCCAATTTACTCAAATCTGGGTATAACCTGTGCAACTATACTTTAGTAGATGTTGGTCTGAGTTAAATGGTCAGTGTGGTTCTGAATGAACAAATCATTCACTGGAGATTTGACCTTCCTTGACTTTCTTGTTGCTTTCTCTAGAGTTCTAAATGAGTTCATTCTGAAGAATCCAAATCTGGAGAGCAAGAAAGACCAACGGGAGCTGCAGGTAATTACTGCAGCCACCTTGTCTGCTATTCATCTCTCAATTGTGTCCATCAAGgtatttcatttccttttaaagAACATACTTTAACACACAGTAACCTCGTCTTACTAACAAGTTGTACTTTCATGTC
This genomic stretch from Gasterosteus aculeatus chromosome 20, fGasAcu3.hap1.1, whole genome shotgun sequence harbors:
- the dop1a gene encoding protein DOP1A isoform X4 → MLIQAMVGILQGRARGGEEESVLMHDLKPFRILISLLDKPELGPAILEDVLIEVFRTLHTQCRTELDLQNQSPFSKDQAHLSSKLRENKKTAELIKTANLLFNSFEPYYMWDYIARWFEECCRRTMNSNTLAPRHAGSFDPPELSLVEFCQLVDFLLDIVSLPTRSMRVICQETYIEIQTEHLPQLLLRMVAALTAHLQALGLGELTHCLRLCSKILSKVQPPLVSPLALPSGPQAQGHLNPTANRSDSASDESRGKEGKQALPSTLERGSGEVFDDGKVPPSKSESGFTDFVQYHCNGPDETEQSPHPHTAGKTGRRASGPSQNKPLDKPVMQCCLEHFQQFLSRLITLYITPGQADKAEGERGEIMKSEPPVSEGPQPTGHTDSCSEAGLVKRELVAAFTAACQLFLECSSFPVYIAEGNLKSSPSQEEQFVSEQVGLPVWLQTLMDACCLASDFSLQGVAISLIMDLVGLTQSVAMVTAESVASGGSSDSAQPMSPSQGRVAVVIRPPLTQGILKYIADKTNFFKSVALILWDQLSEGTPQHHQRSVELFYQLHNLVPSSSICEDVISQQLMHRDKRIQLEAHVKFSVLWHLTRDLNINKSSPFNRTLDRSLFIMLDSLSYWDPCTSAVGRAWLNQVLQRHDIARVLEPLLLVLLHPKTHRVSIQRVQAQRHWAQVCPEPHEQEPSEALYTRDSGFSDNFGHIPGEMGTQEELRGLVMGDMEPFCLTVNPLSDSLSLLSLSSENLPLAGEYHPAAQQGELQSSASSGSQSSTVENCSFEEAEVDPVNGSEQQPGSSCDMSEDSIENAVSSVMKDLIDRVSSLADEGSFFEVSSQHENWLQTDTDSTSSEASTGPCQDSVPPPGSNSQTLPEMLAGGTLEFLHVSRADLSAEDEHREGITRHSSSPSIVTLPDGFDPATLDHNLQVDDPQARKRSHSSTQLSLKGKIMERLSDKSTGAKPKIKKAKRKEEAKQRKMAIQAEKLRPTSIFFGDSLDLENWYSCGEGEVSEIESDSGSPSAGSVGTSGDVSVTERRSSSAPPRFNIHPLYQHVLLYLQLYDSSRALHALSAIASMLRAAPSGFVSAISTTSINNTYTPQLSLLQNLLARHRVSVMGKDFYCPISQDSHSHSFRSAMYLEIIISLCLYFLRSYYSAHLTAGPQDLAGNRAMQLTSVEVLTLLFSELVKVTGGSAKGFASFISDVLSKCKVQKVVLHCLLSSIFSAQKWYEQKVAGANVATVEEGLSEDSVINLSEDQIDSCSAVQSQLLRLLQSLVVLEHRVLLPAEEGGEGGPVGGGVGGVGTAGAAGAGFEMLGGEVEHVNPQQPMTSLQYLHGQPITAQGMFLCAVIRALHQHHACKMHPQWIGLITATLPYMGRVLRRVVASVTLQLCRNLDNLLHQYRYETGLTDTRPQWMALCIPPDLILTVLEGVTAIIHYCLLDPTSQYHQLQVSVNQKHLSEARSGILSILHTIMSSVTLLWSVLHQADSSDKPAAASAASTSNINLGSTKNLRQQILELLGPISMNHGTHFMAAIAYVWNERKQVKTPVRNKVIPLASEEQLLLVELVRSVSAMRTETVMQTVKEVLKQPPAIAKDKKHLSLEVCMLQFFYAYVQRISVSSLVDSWPSLLALLKDSIPLGLPAPGQFLILGVLNEFILKNPNLESKKDQRELQDVTHKVVEAIGTIAGSSLEQTTWLRRNLEVKASPQIVVDGANMEADVEDLMLTVMEASSFTPSVYSVHALTLLSEVLAHLLDMVFYSDEKERVIPLLVNIMHYVVPYLRNHSAHNAPSYRACIQLLSSLSGYQYTRRAWKKEAFDLFMDHTFFQMDSSCVSHWRAIIDHLMTHDKTTFRDLMTRVAVAQSSSLSLFTNRDAELEQRAMLLKRLAFTIYSSEVDQYQKYLPDIQERLVESLRLPQVPILHAQVFLFFRVLLLRMSPQHLTSLWPTMITELVQVFLLMEQELTADEDISRTSGPSVAGLETTYSGGNGFSTSYNSQRWLNLYLSACKLLDLALALPPESLPQFQMYRWAFIPEASDDSGLEVRRQGTHQREFKPYVVRLAKLLRKRAKKNPEEDCSTRTLSWEPGHLMLTLYVIRSMEQLLPFFNLLSQVFTSKASCRTGPAYAHNPADGSFPGHKEGHKLESQKVFWSRARQNIEEMVEKDFLEGLIKT